A section of the Leptotrichia buccalis C-1013-b genome encodes:
- a CDS encoding VirB3 family type IV secretion system protein: protein MKLKVYKSLLDVKMIMGLPYKIFISLVLFTGIIFLIFRHWIIFIPAGTIYILCAVMSVRDSMTLELIMEHYKTERYLNP, encoded by the coding sequence ATGAAGCTGAAGGTTTATAAGTCTTTACTGGATGTAAAGATGATAATGGGACTGCCATATAAAATTTTTATATCGCTAGTGTTATTCACAGGAATCATATTTTTAATATTCAGGCATTGGATAATTTTTATACCAGCAGGAACAATATATATTCTGTGTGCAGTTATGTCAGTAAGGGATTCAATGACATTGGAACTGATAATGGAGCATTATAAAACTGAAAGATATTTAAATCCTTAA
- a CDS encoding ATPase, T2SS/T4P/T4SS family, giving the protein MTESEKYELQKQTQIDFVNERLSALKEYMEDDDITEIMLNPDGYVWVESYERGMYKTNTYLNEMEGYKIIQVLASYNSKIISEKNPRLSGNLPNSDRFQGAAKGITKGIPIFTIRKRPKKIFTLDDYLAMGSITEFQKNFLTEAILSKKNIVVSGGTGTGKTTFTNALVDYLKQVDRIRNTVERIYIIEEVEEIICDKENVLRVFVTEDVSALELSKDALRHRPDRIIQGELRYGEEAEEILKNWNTGHSGGFTTVHSDGAEETLERLEELLMEVDRNPRQPLIGRSVDVIVNIIRITENGKTVRKVNKIIKVNGFNKKTKEYEIEEVGYEAEGL; this is encoded by the coding sequence ATGACAGAAAGTGAAAAATATGAACTGCAAAAGCAAACACAGATAGATTTTGTAAATGAAAGGTTGTCAGCACTGAAAGAATATATGGAAGATGACGATATTACTGAAATAATGCTAAATCCCGATGGATATGTATGGGTGGAATCATATGAAAGGGGAATGTATAAGACAAATACATATCTGAATGAGATGGAAGGATATAAAATTATTCAAGTATTGGCTTCATACAACTCAAAGATAATTTCTGAAAAAAATCCAAGACTTTCTGGAAATTTGCCAAATTCTGACAGATTTCAGGGAGCTGCAAAAGGAATTACTAAAGGGATTCCAATATTTACAATAAGGAAAAGACCTAAAAAAATATTTACGCTTGATGACTATTTAGCAATGGGTTCAATTACAGAATTTCAGAAAAATTTTCTTACGGAAGCCATTTTAAGTAAAAAGAATATAGTTGTATCGGGTGGAACTGGTACAGGAAAGACAACATTTACTAATGCTCTTGTTGATTATTTAAAGCAAGTTGACAGAATTAGGAATACTGTTGAAAGAATATACATTATTGAAGAAGTTGAAGAAATTATTTGTGATAAGGAAAATGTGTTAAGAGTTTTTGTAACTGAAGATGTTTCTGCATTGGAATTATCAAAAGATGCACTTAGACACAGACCTGATAGAATTATTCAAGGAGAACTTAGATATGGAGAAGAAGCTGAGGAGATACTTAAAAACTGGAATACTGGTCATAGTGGAGGATTTACAACAGTCCATTCGGATGGTGCAGAAGAAACTTTGGAAAGACTGGAAGAACTATTAATGGAAGTTGACAGGAATCCAAGACAGCCACTTATAGGGCGTTCCGTAGATGTAATTGTAAATATCATAAGAATAACTGAAAATGGTAAAACTGTAAGAAAGGTAAATAAGATAATCAAAGTGAATGGTTTTAACAAAAAGACAAAAGAATATGAAATTGAGGAGGTAGGATATGAAGCTGAAGGTTTATAA